One window of Aspergillus oryzae RIB40 DNA, chromosome 3 genomic DNA carries:
- a CDS encoding DUF4149 domain-containing protein (predicted protein): MIDPRPYHILSYGTLLGVQVYQTFVSGIVAFRALPRPQFASLQTATFPIYFSLQTALPVLVALTASNNGQPLGISGLLENPKTLLPMAAAAVTGLVNMVVLRPLTVNTMRERKHQETRDGKKSYDPPPHSKEMVALNKKFGRLHGFSSLINLVCLGATIYYGALLGKRLA; encoded by the exons ATGATTGACCCTCGCCCGTATCACATTCTAAG CTATGGCACTCTACTCGGTGTTCAAGTGTATCAG ACCTTCGTTTCCGGGATTGTAGCTTTTAGGGCCCTTCCCCGACCTCAGTTTGCTTCGTTGCAGACTGCCACATTCCCcatttatttctctcttcagaCGGCACTTCCAGTGCTAGTTGCTTTGACAGCCAGCAACAATGGGCAGCCGCTCGGCATCTCCGGACTCCTGGAGAACCCCAAGACTTTGCTCCCCATGGCCGCGGCTGCTGTGACTGGGCTTGTCAACATGGTCGTACTTCGTCCTCTGACTGTTAACACCATGCGTGAAAGAAAGCACCAGG AAACCCGTGATGGCAAGAAGAGTTACGACCCCCCTCCCCACTCTAAGGAGATGGTAGCTCTTAACAAGAAGTTCGGCCGACTCCACGGCTTCTCGAGCTTGATCAACCTGGTCTGTCTCGGTGCTACCATTTATTATGGTGCTTTACTTGGCAAGCGACTGGCTTAG
- a CDS encoding putative CTP synthase (CTP synthase (UTP-ammonia lyase)): MKYVLVSGGVISGVGKGIIASSCGLLFKTAGLTVSSIKIDPYLNIDAGLMNVSIQPLEHGEVFVCDDGAETDLDLGNYERYLGVTLGGDNNITTGKIYHHVITKERRGDYLGKTVQIVPHLTNEIQNWVEKVAKVSVDESGREPDVCISKFTRANHVLGLANACISRSEYRETPLGGTVGDIESAPFVEAMAQLQRRVGKDNFLQIQVSYVPLIGSEQKTKPTQRAISDVRSAGLRPDIIACRCETPLEEATIQKIANSCQVERNQVVGVHNVSTTYQVPILLAQQGFLSTLSELLKTDSISKDQKLIDSGKLIWQEWQGLAMNQVHSLETVTIALIGKYTSLHDSYMSVSKALEHASMHCRKKLNLIWIESTHLEDEHKTNNPAEYYSAWHNLTTANGVLVPGGFGSRGTTGMVLAAQWARTNNVPYLGICLGMQLAVVEYARHVCGMDKASSAEFDETCEQPVIIYMPEIDKTKMGGTMRLGKRATVFQPGTEWSRLRKLYGEKQEIWERHRHRYEVNPELIGQLEQGGLSFIGKDEAGERMEVIELKDHKWYVGVQFHPEYLSRVLAPSKTFLGFFAAAAGCLEEITEAYKDRHDLSSKLPMV, from the exons ATGAAGTACGTTCTGGTTTCTGGAG GTGTCATCTCCGGCGTTGGCAAGGGCATTATCGCCTCCAGCTGTGGGTTGCTCTTCAAGACGGCGGGTTTGACCGTCTCTTCTATCAAGATCGACCCCTACCTGAATATCGATGCTGGTCTTATGAAC GTTTCGATACAGCCTCTAGA ACACGGTGAAGTGTTCGTTTGCGACGACGGTGCAGAAACAGATCTAGATCTTGGAAACTATGAGCGCTATCTTGGCGTTACTCTTGGCGGTGACAACAATATCACCACCGGCAAGATCTACCACCATGTCATCACCAAGGAGCGTCGTGGAGATTACCTCGGAAAGACTGTGCAGATCGTCCCCCATCTGACGAATGAAATCCAGAAC TGGGTTGAGAAGGTCGCCAAGGTTTCTGTGGATGAGTCTGGAAGGGAGCCTGATGTCTGTATCAGTAAGTTCACCCGAGCAAATCATGTGTTAGGGCTTGCTAACGCCTGTATCAGTCGAAGTGAGTACAGGGAAACACCG TTGGGCGGTACTGTTGGAGACATCGAGAGCGCACCATTCGTTGAGGCCATGGCTCAGCTCCAAAGACGAGTTGGCAAGGACAACTTCCTTCAGATCCAAGTCAGCTATGTTCCTCTGATTGGCTCGgagcagaagaccaagcCTACACAGAGGGCCATCAGTGATGTCCGTAGTGCTGGTCTCAGACCTGACATCATTGCATGCCGCTGCGAGACACCCCTGGAGGAGGCAACTATTCAAAAGATCGCCAATTCTTGCCAAGTGGAACGGAACCAAGTTGTTGGCGTACATAACGTCTCTACCACATATCAGGTCCCCATCCTTCTGGCGCAACAGGGATTCCTCAGTACTCTTAGTGAACTCCTTAAAACCGACTCTATCTCTAAGGATCAGAAGCTTATTGACAGTGGTAAGCTCATCTGGCAGGAATGGCAGGGCTTGGCTATGAACCAAGTGCATTCCCTTGAGACTGTGACGATTGCCTTGATTGGTAAATACACAAGCTTGCATGACTCATATATGAGTGTGAGCAAGGCGCTGGAACAT GCGTCCATGCATTGCcgcaagaagctgaatctGATCTGGATCGAATCGACTCatcttgaagatgagcaCAAGACAAACAACCCTGCGGAATACTATTCCGCGTGGCACAACTTGACCACCGCCAACGGG GTTCTTGTCCCCGGTGGCTTTGGTTCGAGAGGTACGACCGGTATGGTTTTGGCTGCCCAATGGGCCCGTACCAACAACGTTCCCTACCTTGGTATTTGCCTTGGTATGCAATTGGCTGTGGTCGAGTATGCTCGGCATGTCTGCGGTATGGATAAGGCAAGCAGCGCCGAGTTCGATGAGACCTGCGAGCAGCCTGTTATCATCTACATGCCTGAGATCGATAAGACTAAGATGGGTGGTACAATGCGCCTTGGAAAGCGGGCGACTGTGTTCCAGCCTGGTACTGAATGGTCTCGCCTGCGCAAGCTGTACGGGGAGAAGCAGGAGATCTGGGAAAGACATCGCCACCGTTATGAGGTGAACCCTGAGCTTATCGGCCAGCTGGAGCAGGGTGGACTGTCCTTCATTGGAAAGGACGAGGCCGGCGAGCGTATGGAAGTCATTGAATTGAAGGATCATAAGTGGTACGTCGGAGTACAATTCCACCCTGAGTACCTGAGCCGAGTCCTTGCGCCCAGCAAGaccttcttgggcttcttcgCCGCTGCTGCCGGATGCCTCGAAGAGATCACCGAGGCTTATAAGGACCGTCACGATCTCAGTTCCAAATTGCCTATGGTTTAG